GAATATCGTCGTGAGGTTGGTGGTCTTTGATTGTTAGCTTATTATCATTGGTTACTTATGTGCTTGCTATATGATGTATATATTTGACTGACTTGTGTGGAATATGGATAGGTACTTCTTCTTCTTGTCAAAGTATATCAGGATCTGGCATCTCCAGACTACTTAAACATTTGCCAGTGCCTCATGTTTCTTGATCAACCAGAAGGTGTTGCAAGCATACTTGAGAAACTTCTAAGGTCTGAAAACAACGATGATGCGATGATGGCATTTCAAATTTCATTCGATCTCATTGAGAATGAGCATCAAGCTTTTCTATTGAGTGTGAGAGATCGTTTGTCGAGTCCTAAGTTGAAACCTGAACAGCCAGTAGCAGCCACTGAGACAGACACGGCTCAAAGCGGGAATCCATCTGCTTCAGAGGATACTCAAATGGCCGATGAAACCCAAGCACCGACATCCGTTGTGCCTGAAGACCCTGCTGAAGTTATCTATGCTGAGAGGCTGACCAAATTAAAAGGAATTGTTTCTGGGGAAACTTCAATTCAGTTGACTCTTCAGTTTTTATATAGTCACAACAGGTGAGGAGCTTATTCTTTTTGGTGTGTTTATACATTCATTCTAGAGGTGGAAAATTGGTGGGTGGGAGGTCTGGGTTATAATAAGTAGGATCGGGTTAATTCAAAACACTATGTTAAAAACAGATGACATGTCAAATGTGATtactaaagatatatttttatatcgATTTAGATGGTTTTAtgcattaaatatatattttggaatataCAAATCCAGAACTGGATAAGGTGAAATTGCCCTCTATATCTACTCTGACCTTTTTTCTTAATTGTGGAAAGATACTTATTACGTTGTATACATAGGTCGGATTTACTTATACTTAAGACAATAAAGCAATCGATAGAGATGAGAAACAGTGTTTGCCATAGTGCCACAATATACGCTAACGCACTTATGCATGCTGGAACAACAGTTGACACCTTTCTAAGGGAGAATCTGGTACATATGTTTGTAATTTTGCTATTAACTGATGCATCATAATCATTTTTTTATCTACTGGTAGTTAACTTTATCACCAGTTATTTTATCTTGTTGACCGTTCATGATCTCAGGACTGGTTGAGCAGAGCCACAAATTGGGCCAAGTTTAGTGCGACAGCGGGACTAGGTGTTATTCACCGAGGTCACTTACAACAAGGAAGATCACTGATGGCTCCTTATCTTCCTCAGACTGGGTCTGGTGGTGGTAGTCCTTATTCTGAAGGTGGTGCTCTCTATGCATTAGGTTTAATTCATGCAAACCATGGAGAAGGCATAAAACAGTTTTTACGTGATAGTCTACGCAGTACAAACGTCGAGGTACTTATATCTTACATTTAAAAGTTTCTGCATATTTAATGCATCAGATTTGTTGACCTGTATGGTTGGAACATCAGAGTTGTTGACCTTCATATTGGTGGGTGCAGGTTGTTCAGCATGGTGCATGCTTAGGTTTAGGCCTGGCTGCTTTAGGGACTGCAGATGAAGACATTCACGATGAGCTAAAGAGTGTCCTGTACACTGACAGTGCTGTTGCAGGTGAAGCTGCAGGTATTAGCATGGGTTTATTGATGGTTGGAACTGCAAGTGAGAAAGCATCTGAGATGCTGGGGTATGCTCATGAGACACAACATGAAAAGATCATCAGGTGAGTTTCTAGTTATAGTCCAATCTGGGTATGTATTACTTCAACGGGTATTACATATGCGTTaacatcatttagcaacctaaataaTCTGATCATTCACTAATGTTAACATCATCATTCTATGTTTGCAGGGGGTTAGCATTAGGTATCGCCCTCACAGTTTATGGAAGAGAAGAAGAAGCCGACACTCTAATTGAACAGATGTCTCGCGATCAAGATCCTATTATACGTTATGGTGGCATGTATGCGATAGCATTGGCATACAGTGGAACGTCTAATAACAAGGCAATTCGCAAACTACTACATTTTGCTGTATCAGATGTGAGTGATGATGTTAGAAGGACAGCTGTGTTGTCTCTTGGATTTGTCTTGTACTCTGAACCTGAACAGGTTAATACTATTTCTCTCAACTTCATTCAGTAATAGCCATAAAATTTggtagttagatgtacataaaagcTGCCTAATGGACTTCATTGTTATTTAATGCAGACTCCACGCACCGTTGCACTGTTGGCCGAGTCCTACAACCCGCATGTGCGTTATGGGGCAGCCATGGCTGTAGGCATTTCCTGTGCTGGTACTGGTCTAAGTGAGGCCATATCCTTGTTAGAACCGCTGACATCAGATGTAGTTGATTTTGTTCGTCAAGGTTCTTTAATTGCAATGGCCATGGTGATGATCCAAACAAGTGAAGCTGCTGACTCTCGTGTTGGGACCTTCAGGTATTCTTTTTCTGAACGTACATGTGCCTGCAATGTTATTTTTGTATTTGATAAAGTTGGCAAAACAGGCCTGTCACGCGGGTTACTGGTTGGTTTGGCTTGAAACATTTTTTTGGTGTTACATTTATTTGTTTTGAAAAAAATTGATGTATCAGGTAGATATGCATGAGTTCTACTTGTTAAATAAAAATCTACAGTCCTAAACATGGTATGTATAACTTGTGTAATTTCAAGCACTAAAGATTGACGATTTACGGGTTAAATGCTAGCTGATACTCTCTTTTACAACGAAATGAGTTGAAATTACCTATCTTTATTATTTAGTGCTTCATTTTGTTTATGCACTAACATGACATTACCTGCCTCTCGTGTGCTCTTAAACATTAGACGTCAATTGGAAAAGATCATTTTGGATAAACATGAAGACACAATGAGCAAAATGGGTGCTATTTTGGCTTCCGGAATACTTGATGCTGGAGGAAGAAATGTTACAATTAAGCTGCTTTCTAGAacgaaacataacaaaatgactgCAGTCATTGGCCTTGCTGTTTTTAGCCAGTTTTGGTACTGGTATCCACTTATTTATTTCATTAGCTTGGCATTCTCCCCCACAGCGTTGATTGGGCTCAACTATGACCTAAAAGTGCCAAAATTTGAATTTTTATCTCATGCCAAACCATCATTGTTTGAGTACCCTAAGCCAACAACTGTGCCTACCGCCACATCAGCTGTTAAACTCCCACCTGCGGTTTTGTCCACGTCAGCAAGAGCCAAGGCTAGAGCTACCAAGAAAGAAGCTGAAAAGGCTAATGCTGAAAAACTGTCTGGAACTGATTCTGCTACTGCCAAAGGAAAAGCATCTGTTGAAAAGGATGCTGATTCAATGCAGGTaatatttctttattttatattttttggtTGCTATCCACTaaatataatacataaaataacGTTACCTATGGTTAAGTAAACTATGATGTTACTACATCCCAGAATAATCAGATTTAGGAGGTTATATCCACTAATAATGGACTTTCGACAGTTGGGCTGTTTTCAAACTGTTGACTCTTTTCAGTTAAACTTGTTTATTGGACCATTTTAAGATAAACTTTCACCTATATCGACCCATTTGTATTTATGTGGGTTGAAATTGTCATGTCTTTGGAAGCGGAATGCTCAAATATTATAATAGAAAGTTAGAAGCTCTTGGCTTTAAGCTCTCTACTTTTGGTGTATTAATTATATCTGGCAGGTTGATAGTCCTGCTGGTGAAAAGGAAAAGAAGGCGGAACCTGAACCAGCTTTTGAGATTTTGACCAATCCTGCAAGAGTGGTCCCTGCACAAGAGAAATATATCAAATTCTTGGAAGATAGTAGATATGCTCCAGTAAAAGTAGCCACATCTGGTTTTGTTCTCTTGAAAGACCTCCGCCCAAATGATCCTGAAGTGTTGGCTCTGACTGATGCACCCTCATCAACCACCTCAACGACTGCAGGTGCAAACGCTACTGCTCAACCAGGGTCTGCTGCAGCCATGGCTGTGGACGATGAGCCTCAACCACCCCAGCCCTTTGAATACACCACATGATCATGTCTAGTTGTGGTTTATTTATCAACTTCTGCCTGCAAGTCATGTTTAATGCTTGGGTTTATCTTTTCTGTCTCGACACTGTTACTTTGTAGTTGAATTAGTTAAAAGACACTATGCTCTAGTCTGATCACATTTTAAGGCGCATGTAGTTGAATTCCAAAACGTCATAAAACTGATTCAAGTGCAGTTTTTTAATTTGTATTTATTGATTGATGTAATTTACAAGACAAATTTCATTCTTGTGGTCATCTTAAGATTTGTGTTTTTCTATATCAGCTTAATACGTAGCGAACTCCATTACCGGCCTCCACCCACTGTCTTCATGGATCACCAGCCAactatgtaaaaaaaaaattgtcaTCTGTCTCTCTCTACGCAATTGTTCAATTTCCCTAAAATGTTTGGGATATACTTTATCTATTTAGTACACTTAAAATTTCAATCAAGTGTCGCACACAATCAATTTACCTATATTTCAACTCGCTTTACAAGACAATTTATTCACTAGTTTTGGAGCAGCTAAGAGTGATCGAGAGTCGGTACCCCACAAaggttttttttttgtttcttttcggGGAATTAAACTTGAAACCTTTTGCAGCTTTAATCCTATTTGAATAGATACATAGCTGTGACCATTTATAAATTTTAAGGCCTTTATGTGATTAAATTTCAACATAGCTGAACATTGGAATTAAATTAAGGTTAGAAGCATATAAGTTTGAAAAAACATCAAATCTAATTTATATGTCGATCAATTTTATAAATTTTTTCTTTCAATCGTTTTGAATTGTTACATCAAATCATTTCTATTTCTACATAtgcacatttgatcttttaaaagtaACGATCAAATCATTGTATTTGTATTTGATTTGACTAGAAATATATGTCAATAAGTTTGTATATAAATCACATTCatataaaataaaacttatatatattcGTTCACATATACACATTTGGTCTTTTTAAAATCaagtttatatatgaatatatgaatatgaatgttaCACCTTCATTTTTATTtaacgtgtgtatatatatgtaattttaattttatacATATACCAAAATACcaaatatttatttatgttacacCTTCATTTTCATTTATCATTACATCAtgcttatatattttatttatatttaatatattaaattatattttaattgtACCTCGGTGTCATATCATCCTAAAATAGCAGGTGGATTTATTAGGATAAAATGGTAGGATGAAATTTCGCTAATTAAGGAAAATCGATTAGAAAAGTAAGTAACAATAGAGGTGTAACATAAAATATAAACGTTACTTATAAGGAGTTAAATTCGTTTCATTTGTCTCTCATTTTAAGAACCACATCTCTACAAAATCACCTTAATATGGTAAAGATCATTAATTATTcacttaacaaaaaaaaaaaaacgtttgagTTGTCAATCACTAAACATACAATTGATCGCCATCTAATCTAATTCTTGTCCAAACTAAAACTTTAAAAAGAGAGATGCTGTTGAAGTTTTCTAACCCCATGATCAAAATGGCACTTTGTAAAGGATTTGTGCTTGTTTTTATTCTGTTCATATGTTTAAGAACATCAGAAGGTGGTGGTCGTGGTTTTTGTGTTGAAAGAAAACCATGGTCTGATAATCGTAGCTGCCCCAGATCAACGACGATCAAACGATCGTTAAAATACTATCAAACGATCGTTGTTGATCAATCGGGTCAGGGAGACTATACAACCATTCAGTCTGCCATTAATGCTATTCCTCCTGAAAATATGCAATGGATTTGTGTTTATGTTAAAGCTGGCACCTACAAGTATATACACACATACTCCTTTTATAaacttttatttaatgtttatacaCCAACATTGTTTTTTTTTCCCTTACAATGATATGATAGTTTTAGTATGATATTTTTTTTGTTACCAGGACTAATTTTTGCTTTTGTTTTTGATAGTGAACAAGTTAAAATTCCTAACGATAAACCAATGATTTATCTAAAAGGAGCCGGTAAAAGAAAAACATACGTTGTTTGGAGTTCACATATCTCCATTGAAACCGACGCTACCTTCATTTCTGAAGCTGATGATGTCGTAGTCAAAAGCATCACTTTCATCGTACGTACAAATTATTACCTTATCTCCGTTTTTAATCAATCCGTACACAATCGTTTTAGTCATACAAAATATTACACAGTACAAAGCTTTAAAACACATTTGGTGCTGTATGGATGGTATATGGATCATCACCctttcattattactagtattcatGTGATCTGTTTTGTAAGCAGGGTATTAATTTTTGTACATAGTAATCAAGAAGAAAACTGCTAGAAGAACTATTTATGTACAAATATGTTATTGTTGCGATAATTAACTACCTTCTTTTATACGTGTTTATGCAGAATTCATACAACTACCCTTTGACGAACATTAACAAACCCATAATGCCGGCTGTGGCGGCAAAGATCTCCGGTGACAGATCAGCATTTTATCGTTGCGGTTTCATGGGTGTTCAAGATACTTTATGGGATGTTGCTGGTAGACATTACTTTAAGTTGTGCTCTATAAGAGGTGCAGTTGACTTCATCATGGGGTCTGGTCAATCTATATACGAggtaatgtattaaatatatattgctGACATGTTATCTAAtgttaaatagttacatatatacatTATGTACGTCATTGTATATAAATACAGTTAAATAGTTGAAGGTTTGATAAACATGTATTAGAGTTGTGATTAAATTTGATGAATTTTCAGACAATTTATcatgtttatttattatttatgtaaaaaGTGATTTGATGTTTTTTCAGAGGTGTACTGTGTCGGTAATAGCAGGCTTTTTGAGTCCTCAACCGGGGTTTATAACTGCGCAATCAAGAGACGATCCTAGTCAAAACAATGGGTTCGTGTTCAAAGATTGTAACGTGATTGGAAATGGGACGACATATTTGGGAAGACCATGGCGTGGGCATGCTCGAGTTCTGTTTTATAACTCGACTTTATCAGACATTGTTGTTCCTGAAGGATGGCTTGATGGGGACTTTATTGGCACCACAATGTATGATCATATTCTTGATCTCTctctcactttttttttttttttttttgctgtcttTCCCCCTTTTTATTCGATAATTTCCGGTTCGTTGAAGCAGGAACGATTTGGTGTTTGCTGAGGATGATTGTAGGGGGGCCGGATCTGGGATGTCAGGAAGAGTACCATGGGCAAAAAGGCTGAACAAAGAGGAAGTAAGGAGATTAACAAGCATGTCTTATATTGATGATGAAGGTTGGATTAGTAATCAAGCTTTTAATATGTTGTGATCTTGAATTATTGTGTTATTATTGTTTGCTTCTTTTTCGttatttttattttcttgttttggaaattgtttaaacttgtaatttggtTTGTATGGACGTTAAATGGATTCTTAACATGATGTCAACCTTAGTATTGATTGTTACATTATTGATTTACACTATTATATGGAGTGCTTCGTTTTGTTTGTGGagtatttttctgtttttttttctcgTTTGCTAGCTCCTTTTAGTTTGTGTTGTTGTTTAGAAGATGCAAGAGAGATCTTTGGGATCACATTGATTCACTTCCAAACAAAGCTACAGATCGTTGTGTATTTAAACCACATCACACAAACGGTTTTAGGCGGTGTTTCTAGAACTGATTATCGCAAGTTAAATTACGGTTTAATAACAAACTTAGTTGAAAGATAGCGTTTGAAAGATAGCGCTCGGAGACACATACATTTCATTTTCTTACTGGCAAATGAGAGTATTTGATACCGAccacttgcctttaaaaaaaagacATTTCACTTTCCTACTAATGAAGCCACAATAACTTCGCGAGATGTGCATGTTTTATAGAGTCTACTCGTAAATATAGATTAGTGGTCTCCGACTTATGGTGACCCGTAATTACGATGATGTGACTAGTGGTCTCCGAATTATGTGCAAGTTTTATGGAGTCTACCCGTAATTACGATGATGTGACATGGATTAATTTTTGTCAACAAACACTAGGAATTGATATTGAGTCACGGAATTTTAAACAGAGAAATATTAAAATTTGCGAGTTTGGTCCACCTTTTGGGTGACCTGTTTAGAGAGAGTGACAAGGCTCACCAACAGAGAGTTAGATTGTAACCTACTAGCTTCACTTGGTGGTGTTTATTAGTTTTGTTTACCTACGCTAACTCAACTAATGTCTCATTGAACTGAGTGTATACCCTTGTTGAGCGTAGTCTAGAGGGTCGTTTAAGTTGGAACAGAGTGCGGTTCTTGCATATATGTACAGAAATTTGTGTTGTGCCGTAGAAGATCTGAAACAATTAGGAATAAATGGAACAATGGTTTTATTACAATTTTGGGCATATGAAAGTGTCTCACACCTTGCCCCCAACTCTTTATCAATAACTATACAATTTTCTTGTTCCATTCGTATGGAACAATCGAAcatttgtttaatatatatatatatatatatatatatatatatatatatatatatatatatatatatatatatatatatatatatatatatatatgtatatatatatatagggtaaggatccatggagaaccaaaggtagtagagaacccaTGGAACTCGTGTAGATTCAGTAAATCTGCTGCAgattgacaattttttttttttttttacagatcgactttttttttgttttttttatgcagattgagtcaatctgcgtttttttttccttttttttttttttttgcaaatcgaCTTTTTCTGTGCAGACCGACTTTTTTTGTGCTGATTGacctttttttgcagttttttttttttttttgcagattcattttttttctgtgcagattgactgttttttttttttggaaaaaaacgtcaatctgcacgcagattgactcaatctgcaaaaaaaaaaaaaatctgcacagaaaaaaaaaaactgcaaaaaaaaaaaaaaatttgtcaatCTGCAGCAGATTTACTGAATTTACAcgagttctatgggttctctacataccctagttctctagggatcctttcactatatatatatatatatatatatatatatatatatatatatatatatatatatagggttaggTTAGGATACATAGAATCTTA
The window above is part of the Rutidosis leptorrhynchoides isolate AG116_Rl617_1_P2 chromosome 1, CSIRO_AGI_Rlap_v1, whole genome shotgun sequence genome. Proteins encoded here:
- the LOC139868913 gene encoding 26S proteasome non-ATPase regulatory subunit 1 homolog A-like, whose amino-acid sequence is MAATMVSSAGGLLAMLNEPHPLLKLHALSNLNAFVHHFWPEISTSVPIIESLYEDEQFEQRQLAALLVSKVFYYLVELNDSLSYALGAGNLFDVSEDSDYVHTLLAKAIDEYAALKSKAAESKEESSDVDPRLEAIVERMLDKCIIDGKYQQAIGMAIECHRLDKLKEAITKSDNVHATLAYCMNVSHAFVNRREYRREVLLLLVKVYQDLASPDYLNICQCLMFLDQPEGVASILEKLLRSENNDDAMMAFQISFDLIENEHQAFLLSVRDRLSSPKLKPEQPVAATETDTAQSGNPSASEDTQMADETQAPTSVVPEDPAEVIYAERLTKLKGIVSGETSIQLTLQFLYSHNRSDLLILKTIKQSIEMRNSVCHSATIYANALMHAGTTVDTFLRENLDWLSRATNWAKFSATAGLGVIHRGHLQQGRSLMAPYLPQTGSGGGSPYSEGGALYALGLIHANHGEGIKQFLRDSLRSTNVEVVQHGACLGLGLAALGTADEDIHDELKSVLYTDSAVAGEAAGISMGLLMVGTASEKASEMLGYAHETQHEKIIRGLALGIALTVYGREEEADTLIEQMSRDQDPIIRYGGMYAIALAYSGTSNNKAIRKLLHFAVSDVSDDVRRTAVLSLGFVLYSEPEQTPRTVALLAESYNPHVRYGAAMAVGISCAGTGLSEAISLLEPLTSDVVDFVRQGSLIAMAMVMIQTSEAADSRVGTFRRQLEKIILDKHEDTMSKMGAILASGILDAGGRNVTIKLLSRTKHNKMTAVIGLAVFSQFWYWYPLIYFISLAFSPTALIGLNYDLKVPKFEFLSHAKPSLFEYPKPTTVPTATSAVKLPPAVLSTSARAKARATKKEAEKANAEKLSGTDSATAKGKASVEKDADSMQVDSPAGEKEKKAEPEPAFEILTNPARVVPAQEKYIKFLEDSRYAPVKVATSGFVLLKDLRPNDPEVLALTDAPSSTTSTTAGANATAQPGSAAAMAVDDEPQPPQPFEYTT
- the LOC139896522 gene encoding probable pectinesterase 29; amino-acid sequence: MALCKGFVLVFILFICLRTSEGGGRGFCVERKPWSDNRSCPRSTTIKRSLKYYQTIVVDQSGQGDYTTIQSAINAIPPENMQWICVYVKAGTYNEQVKIPNDKPMIYLKGAGKRKTYVVWSSHISIETDATFISEADDVVVKSITFINSYNYPLTNINKPIMPAVAAKISGDRSAFYRCGFMGVQDTLWDVAGRHYFKLCSIRGAVDFIMGSGQSIYERCTVSVIAGFLSPQPGFITAQSRDDPSQNNGFVFKDCNVIGNGTTYLGRPWRGHARVLFYNSTLSDIVVPEGWLDGDFIGTTIRNDLVFAEDDCRGAGSGMSGRVPWAKRLNKEEVRRLTSMSYIDDEGWISNQAFNML